The genomic stretch GTTTTGGGGGGCCTATGGATGAAAACATTGGGTCCTGTTACTATGGATTACATTGAGCTTACTATGTCCTTTAACTACCAAGGCAAACATCATGTGTTGATGGGAGTCACTAAAAACTGCAAGCTTTCAAGCTCTAAGGCTATCAATAAGAGCTGCAGTGAAGAGGTCCAATTCTTTATGTTGCAAGTGGTTTCTCCTATGACTGTGAGAGAGTGTAACAACCACCTTAATGCTCTTCACTTGCCTGTTGATGAGCCTCTGCCAGATACCCTTCCGGAGCTGCTTGGACAGTATCAAATGCTCTTTAGAGAACCCACAGCTTTGCCTCCTCAGAGGGGAGTTTTTGATCATAGAATTCCTCTACAAGAAGGGACTAAACCAATTAACATCAGACCCTACAGATACTCTTCTATGAAGAAATATATTATTGAGAAACTTGTGTTGGAAAAGTTACAACAAGGTGTTATCCAATATAGCAATAGCCCTTTTTCTTCATCAATGGTTCTAGTGGGGAAGAAGGATGGATCATGGAGGTTGTGTGTTGATTATAGGGAGCTAAATCAATGCACAATTAAGGACAAATTTCCTATTCATATCATTGATGACCTTTTAGATGAACTTACTGGAGCTACGgtcttttctaaaattgatctaaGGTCAGAATACCATCAGATTAGGATGGTACCTGAGGACATTCCAAAAATTGCTTTCAAGACTCACTCAGGCCATTATGAATACATTGTTATACCATTTGGTTTGACAAATGCCCCTTCTACATTTCAATATCTTATGAATCATTTGTTCCAACAGTTTCTAAGAAAGTTTGTATTGGTCTtctttgatgatattttggtttatAGTATGCACCTGCAGGATCATGTACAACATCTCCAACAAGTATTTGAAGTCATGAAATCTAACATTCTATTAGCTAAACACTCTAAATGTGTTTTTGGAGTGGCAAAAGTGGAATACTTGGGTCATTTTATCTCTGTTGCAGGTGTTTCAACTGATCCAAAGAAAATCTTGGTTGTTCAACAATGGCCTGTGCCTACTACTCTGAAGTAACTCAGAGGTTTTCTTGGTCTTGCTGGGTATTATAGGAAGTTTATCAAGAATTATGGTCTTATTAGCCAACATCTCACTGAATTACTCAAGAAGGATAGCTTCAAATGGTCCTCCAGCGCTGAGCAGACATTCATTGCTCTTAAGAAGGCATTAACCACTGCTCCTGTCCTAGCCTTGACCAACTATTCTACCCCATTTTTGGTTGAAACTGATGCTAGTGGCATGGGTATTGGGGATGTTCTTATGCAGGAAGGTCATCCTGTGGCCTTTATCAGCAAAGGTTTGGCCCCTAGACATGCTGCTCTTTCTGTTTATAAGAGGGAACTTCTGGCACTTGTTTTTGCTGTAAGCAAGTGGTCTCATTACCTCATGGGATAGCATTTCATTATACGAACTGACCAGAATGCTTTGAAATATCTACTTGAGTAGAAAACTCATACAGATTCTCAAATCAATTGGATAGCCAAGCTTTTACCCTTTGATTTTGAAATCTAATATAAGAAGGGCAGGGAGAATATAGTTGTTGATTCCTTATCAAGGGTTCAAGGTGCTGAACTAATGTCATTGTTGGTTTCTTCTGTTTCCACTGAATTGTGGGAAGAAATCACAGCCATCTGGTCTTCTGATCCTGAGCTAAGCTCCCTAATTTTGTCCTTACAACAGGCCCCTCAGAAACATTTCACCTGGATTAACCATCAACTTAGAAGAAAGGGGAAGTTGGTGATTGGTAATAATGTTGCTTTGAGAACTAAGTTGCTTATCTTATGGTATTCAACCCCCACGGGTGGCCACTCTGGGTTAGATGCCACCACCAGGAAGGTGCTCACTTATTTTTATTGGAAGGGCATCATAAAAGACAGTGCAAACTTTATTCTTAATTATACTACCTTCCAAAGGAACAAGTATGATGCATCAGCCTCTCCTGGCCTTCTTAAACCTCTTCCTATTCCTCCCTTACCTTGGACTGACATTACCATGGACTTATTGAGGGTCTTCCAAAGTCCAAAGTTAAGACAGTCATTTGGGTCATAGTTGATCGTTTAACCAAGTATGGTCACTTCATTGCTCTCACTCACCCATACACTGCCCAAACCTTGGTTCCTATCTTTTTGGATAACATTTTTAAACTACATGGGTTCCCTGCTTCAATTACCAGTGATCGAGACCACATCTTTATCATCTCCTTTTGGAAAGAGTTCCTTACAACTCAAGGCATTACCTTGCAGACTTCTACTGCTTACCATCCTCAAACGGATAGTCAGAGTGAGGTGCTCAATAGGTGCCTTGAAACTTATTTGAGGTGTTTTTGCACTGACTCCCCTACAGATTGGTCTTCCTTCTTACCCTTAGCTGAATGGTGGTACAACTCCACTCCACACTCCTCCATTAAAACCTCTCCCTTTGAACTTTTACATGGCTATCCTCCCCCCTTACACCTATCCTTCCTTCCTGGTGATATTGAGTCTTCTTCTGTTGAGGACGTCTTACTCGCAAGAGAATTCAAACTTCAAATGGCCAAGTTTCATTTGCATAGGGCTCAGCAACGAATGAAAGCTCAAGCTGATGCTCATCGATCTGATAAGAGCTTCAATATTGGGGATTGGGTATTTGTTAAGTTACAACCTTATCGACAGTCCTCCTTAGCTGGTTCTACTTATCACAAGCTCACCTCTCGTTACTTTGGCCCCTATTCCATTGTTGAAAAGAATGGTGTTGTTGCCTATAATCTCTTGTTACCTCCTGAGGTTCTTATCCATCCCACCTTTCACATTTCCCAGCTCAAACTCTGCCATTCTCTTCCTTCCGAAATTATTCATCCACCTGTCCTTGACCTTTCCAACCATCTTTGTCCAGTTCTTGAGGCTATTCTTGCTCGTCGTTTGATCAAAAGGGGAAACAAGGTTGTTGCTCAGTGCCTTGTCAAATGATCCAACTTAGATGCTTCTTATGCCACCTGGGAATTGGCTTCTGCCTTTCGTACTTATTTCCCAGATTTCACCCTTGAGGATAAGGGTGATCTTCAACAAGGGGGTATTGATACACGCATTGCAGCAACGTCCAACGTGGCAGCTGACTTGGCGGTTGAGTAGGATTATATGGAAGTTAGTTGAGTAGGATTATTTGAAAGTTAGTTGGCGTGAAAAGTAGTTAGTTGCAATTCTCTATTTTTCAGCTTGTTTTCAACTTCATTTTAATTCCCATTTGTATAAGTCGTGAATTGTAATAGATGGAAGATTATTCTGAATAGAAAATACTGATTTCccatctctcttctctctctgaTCTCTCTCTCCTCTTTTCCTCTATTTCCCTTCTctgttccttcttcttcttccttcatttCACTGTCTATCGCAATTTGATACCTTATCGGTATCATTCAATTTATAGTCTTCTTTATTTATGAGATCACAAATACATGTTTCGCTTTGTACCAATTTGAAAATTAAGCCTATGGAATAGAATATTTATGGCATCTTTGATACTAtaaattggtgaaattggatATATTCACCAGCACAGTATGTAGCGCAATCATTGCTGGAATTACTCGGATTTCCAACGCCCGTTTTAGTCAAAACCCCCAGTATATTGACAATTTACTCCGGAAATcatcgggagaaattcaaaaatagccagatttacgagtggttattcaaaaatagccacaagtcatcgaaatttagccacttttcatgtaaaaataaatctgaacgaaaacactattcaaaatacggaaaatactccagcataatatactggaattccagtataatatactcgAACTCTAATATAATATACTGGGTTCCAACATACTTTGCTGGaaatccagtataatatactggagttccagcaaagtatactgaaactccaaactccagtatactGGAGATCCAGCaaaatatactggaactccagtattaTACTGGCACAGTAAAGTATACCGGtgcagcataatatgctggaagttcatacacacgtgtaccgaactccagtatattatgttggaccggtctctgttgcagcaaaatagtggctattttttaatgacttgtcacacgttggctatttttgaatgaccagtccgaaaactggctagcccgtactATTTTGACGAAAGCATCCGTCGGAAGAATGGAGTGTTGCGCAAGAGGTAAAAATGGACAGCCCGATACATACAGTATCTCGCATTCATGCAAGATCCGAGGAAGGCTGCACGGCTAGGAGTGTTACGCAAGAGGTGtttgagaaaaatgataacatCAGGGGCACTACTTTTCGCCGTGACACCTCTTCgtcaaaaaaattaattagataTGTGTATAAATTTAATAAGCAAAATAAAAATAttggtataaatataaaaataatactgtttttttctttctgaattCGCTTAAGAAAAATTCTCTATACGCCATTGTTGGGAATAACGGCATTGAAATTAGTGTGTGGAGATTTTTCAGTAACAAATAGTGAAGACTTCAATGCTATAATCAAGAAGGAAAGGAAGAGAAGAGATGACCAAGACTTGAAAGACTACTGAAGAAGAAAGTATCATTCGAAAAAGGGTTAGACTTCTTGGACAAACTTGAATGTATTTTCTTGGAAAGAAGAGGAAGAAAGGGAAAATttgtttaattattattatttttcattaaaggttaataagttaaattattttttgcTAAAAATCAAAATAATGTAAGAGTAATATAGCAAATTATAAAAGAAGTTATTGTTATAAAATCAAATCTGGAGAAAGCTTTCTAAAATCATACATTTTTTTTATGAGTATCTAGTTGTATTTCCAAAGAAAGTTAAATAATTAATGTCTAGAAAGTCAGTGTATTATACCCTTCGGGGTTGCCCAGTTTTTCTGGGATCGAATCCCCCCTCAATGCCTTTTGGGTTGAGCTTGGCGTACAGGTTTTTGCCTAGTGCGATTTACATCCCCTATGTGATTTGCAGGCTATTACATATGGGGAGGTTTAACCAGTGTGTACAAAGTGCTCATCCAAAGGACAAAGAATGTGGCAGAGATAGTAACGGCTGCGAATTTCTCCCTCTTACCAAAAAAAAGTCAGTGTATTATATTATACACATTCTTACTGGAAAATATAAAAGGAATAAAAAGGAGTATATCACACGAATCTTCTTAGATATAGTAGTTccttcaattttataattatatatcCATTTCATTTATGGAAAGTGAAACTCAACTTTCCAAAATGTTGCATTTCATAATCTTGTATTTAATAATTGTATCAAGAACTCACCTTTTCCACTGCCCCACCAATACActcccactttccatttttttgaCTTTCCATATTAATCTTAACATACAAAATTTTACCTATAAAATGCTACCAACAATGTCTCCTCCCCATCATTTCTCATTATTATCCAAAATCTTGTCAACTCTCCAAATATCTAGCCATGAAGATTAATACTAAATCTTTCAATCTTGTTCCTACATTGGTCTTTTTAGCTTTGTTTCATCTTTCTTTGGTTTCGTGCAATAAATCCATAGGCAGCCATAGTGCAAATGGTTTCACTCTTGATCTCATCCATCGTGATTCTCCTCTTTCACCGTTGTACAATCCGTCAAACGCTCCATATGACCGTCTCCAAAACGCCTTCCAACGGTCATTTTCTCGAGCTTCTTTCTTCAAGAAAAACTCCATTAATACAATCCAATCGACTATTGTCCCAATCCCAAGTGAATACCTTATGAAAATCTCTATCGGAACTCCAGCAATAGATACCCTTGCCATTGCTGACACTGGTAGTGACTTAACATGGATACAATGTGAGCCTTGTGTTGAATGTTTCAAGCAAATGGCACCTATTTTTAATCCCAAAAATAGCTCTTCTTACAAAACAATTGGTTGCAAAGAAAAAATATGTCAAGAAGTAGGATCTTCTGCATGTAAAAATAACATATGTGGTTATGAAGTGACTTATGGTGACCATTCTGAAACTAGTGGTGATCTTTCTAGTGAAACTTTCACATTTGCTTCTAATTCTAGTCAAAATGTCTCAATTCCTAATATCATCTTTGGTTGTGGACATGACAATGGTGGCACATTCCCAAACACCACTTCTGGCATTATTGGCTTAGGTGGTGGCACTGTCTCAATTGTCAACCAAATGAATCAAGAaatcaaagggaaattctctTACTGTTTAATTCCATTGGAATCATCATCAACTAATTCCAATGCAACTAGTCACATCAACTTTGGCGACAGTGCTATTGTAACTGGTCCTGGCGTCGTTTCAACTCCCTTGATAAAAAGCGAAGAGACAGAAACATTCTACTTTCTAACTTTAGAAGGTATCACCGTTGGGAATAAGACTTTGCCATTCAAATATTCTTCTAAACTCAGTTCCAACGATCAAGGTAACATTATAATTGATTCAGGTACGACACTTACGCTTCTCCCTTTCGAGTTTTACTCTGATTTGGAAAAACAATTGGTGGCTTCGATAAATGCTACTAGGAAGGACGATCCATCAGGACTTTTTAAGGTATGTTACGAGTCTAAGAATGGCACTATCGATGCTCCCAAACTTGTCGCACATTTTACGAATGCAGATGTAGAGTTGTCGCCAATAAACACATTTACACAAGTGGCTGAAGGTTTGGTTTGTTTTACAATATTGCCAGAGGTGGATATTGCTATTTTTGGGAACTTGGCACAGAGGAATTTCTTAATTGGATATGATCTTGTGGCTAAAAAAGTTTCCTTTTTGCCTACTGATTGTACTAAGCATTAAGGGTTTACAGTAAAAGCTGTGGATAGGGGGTGACAAGTTATACATGTAATGAATTTGGCTTGGTTAGCTAGTATTCTTTTATTCCCCCTTTGTTTGCTGGTCTTTTAATGTTGTTAGCAATACTACAGGTATTGTCAATTCTTGGAAACTTATATGTGCTTAAAAGATTGAGAATGTGTTCAATGAGCACTTATTTTTTGTCTCCAtattttgtttatatttttcttgTTTAAATCTTATTATATATGAGTGAAGAAATTAGTCAAATAATATATGATCAATCCAACTCATTCAAATTTGGATGGGTTGGGTTGGTTTGGACTTCTTGCTagaggagaaattcaaaaatagctagatttacccgtagtaattgaaaaatagtcacagtttcaaaagtaaccgaaatttagttactttttatgtaaagatatttgaacgaaaacattgtttaaaattcaaaaaatattccagtataatatactggacttccaacataatatattggagttccagtataatatactgggcttccaacataatatactggagttccagtatagtatactggtccagcataatatgctggaagtccatacacaggtgctccaatctccagtatattatgctggaattttctgTGTGTttaagttccagcataatatgctggaagttcatatacgggtgcaccaatctccaatatattatgctggaactttccgtgttgcagtaaaatagtggctatttttcaatgactttacaaatgttggctatttttcaattacatgTCCGAAAACTGACTAGTCTGTGCTATTTTCACTCTTGCTAGTGTGTTGATTCTCATGGCAAAatgtgaaaaatacaaaaaggagTAACTAATGACATAAAAGTAATTTTTAGATATGGAGGATCCAGTATATAATATTTATGGCTTCCTGCAACAATTTCAAATAAATTTTCAATAGTAATTGGGTTCACATTCAAATATTTATAGATTTTTAGTGAATTTTTTGAACAAATTTATACTGTTTGAACAAAAACTACTtggttcacgtgaacccataGGTCGCAATGTGGATCTGCCCCGAGTAATATTGTAGTACTAATTAATTCCATCAATCTAATTCTTTTACCTATAAAATGTACTATAAAGGCTACTCTTAATCATTTCTCAACCttctccaaaatcaactctccaaatcccCAGCCATGGAGATATACTAAAGCTTTCACTCTGATCCCTACATTAGTCTTTTTAGTTTtcttccatccttctttggtttATTGAGCTAAAGGAATTCCCTAGCCCTTCAAGTTTACATGTTGATCCCTCTATGATGGCATTCTTCTTCCTCTCCGATTTTACGATATTATTCTAGCAAAAGCTAGTGATTAGCTGACAGTATCGTATCTCGGCTAAGGGCCGACTCCACTACTTAAGATTGTCGAATCTAATCTACTTTCTATGACCTAGCTTCTGGTATTTGAACCAGTTACGTCGATTGCTGAACCTGACTTTACTTTCCTTTTTCGTTGGGGGTCACAATCTTCCTTATTTGGTCAATTCCTGCATAAAGGTAGGGTTGGGCAGTAGCTTTACCCGTTGTCAGAATCGAATGTAGCCTTTCATTTGAAAAGGTGAGTAAAGAACGATTTCACAAAGTTTATAATAAAATAGTATGCGTTGTAAAAGCGTAAGAGCTATATAGAACCACCTTTGGCCGGTCTCACATCTTCCCATCCTCTACTTAGTTGAAATGGGAAATGGCTTCACTCTTGTCTCTTCCATCGTGATTCTCTTCTTTCGCCTTTTTTACAATCTATCAATAATGACACATCGTTCGATAACTATACTTTTAGAGTGATTGACTTAAATAGGTGGTGGAGAAGTGTCAATTGTTAACTAGATGAATCAATTAGTCAACGAAAAATTCTTTTATTGTCAATCAGATAAATCAATTAGTCAATGAGAAATTCTCTTATTGTTTAATCCTATTGAAATTATCAACTATTTATTCCAATGAGACTAGTTACATAAATTTTGGTGACAGTGTTGTCGTGCCTGGCCCAAGCATCGTTTCAACTCTCttgatacaaaaaaaaaaaaaaaagatgtatgCTATTCAATATTCCACAAAAACAAATTCTAGAAAGAAATAGGGAAAAAGAGAATTCAAGAGGCCTATAAGTTAGGgatgggcatatatcgggtataaCCGATAGCCCGAATCAATAAAATGCTATTGGGTTATCGATATCGGGTTATTggataaataatacaataacggTTTAATGTTATTTGACTATTGGGTTATCAGTTCGGGTTTCGGTTTGCCTAATTTTATTAACGGTTTAACCGATAGCCCAATAAGCTTTAACGAAATTATAATTTTACCCACTAAGTATATAAAGCCACCTTATCGCTTCATTCTATCGTTCTCTCAATATCTTTCGGTAGTTACTCTTCATCTTAAGACCTTTATCCTTAGAGTAAGTTTTAAACTTTTCTGAATTTCTCATCTTAATTCTTCAACTAAGATTTTTAGTTCTAAATTTTAAAAGAattaattgttcaaatttttagtttttctatttgtttcttttgttgtacTGATTCTTTAGTATTTATaagattaggattttattattttcatgTGAATTATGCCTGCTCGCAATGAGATAGTTAGTAAGATTATATTGTTGAATGTCTTATTCCTTACTCCTACTAATGTATAACTTTGAAAATTCAGATCATTCATTAAGATTTTCAAATGCAAAgaaagttttatttttttaaagtagAAATTTAATCCCTCTTTtcttaacagcttgtttggatggttgttacgcattgtttcataatgtattgtatcgtattgtattgtattgtactgtatcatttgataaatacaatgtttggatagattgtgtcgtttgCCATCGTTTCATGCTATcaccagcaatatgaagaataaacttgcaatattataaagagaAATTATGATACATGATAAAAtactatataaaaaggtagggtaaatgataaaataaaataatttaataataataaaagatgagattgagagaaaaagacaaggtaacgacgcgaccacaccaaatcggtcgttacataaagtggcacatttcgcCGTTATGTAACtacggatttaacgatacgatacaatacaattaaagtaacaatcaaaacaaatattgtatttaaagtaacaatacgatacgatacaatgggtaacaaccatccaaacaaggtGTAAGACAAAAATTCAGTTCCATTCTCTTAATAGTATGATCACGATTTCTATAAATatgaattttttttggaatttttttatcTTATCTGGTAAACCAATAAGGATCGATACCCGACTAACCAATACCCGATAACCGATAACTTATCATTTCAGTTATTGGTTTAGCATATTTAAAGACCAATAATTGATATGCCAAATCGATAATATTCacaaccgaaccaaaccgaccgaTGTCCACCCCTACCATAAGTATCAAAATAAAGATAAAGACGACTGTGCCAACTTGATATTTTGGTATTATCGCCACAAAGAAGAGCTTTTGAATTTTCCAGAGAAGATGGGATCAGACTATTCCATACCTGTTGCAACAAGTATTTGGGTGTTTTTGCTTGAGCTGTACGAGATGAAAGTCTCATATACGGTTATCAGAGTGGGAGTTCTGCCTATCTCAATAAAGTATATGATTGGTTCGAAGAACTTCTCGATATTCAAGTTTTCGAGAGCTTATTGACCCACAAAAGCTTTATGACCGATTTCTTTGAGTTAGATTCTTTTTTGTGCGTGATAGAGGTCAAGTGTACCCGTTATGGACCAAAATTGGTAGCTGATTCTTTCGTTTCTTTGGGCCACTGGCCACATACCGggagtttcgggtttaataccgATATTTTAGCAACAAATACAATAAATTCAAGTGTAGTGCTTGGTGTCAAATACCACTATTTTTGGTTTTGAATCTTCCAAATCATTCCCGCAGGAGATCCGGAcccatttttttttcttaattgaTCCGAACATAAGGATACTTTATTTATTTGTCATATCTTCGCTAGGTGTTTATGGAATTATTATAGCAGGTTGGTCTAGTAATTAGGGGGCGACCGTTCG from Nicotiana sylvestris chromosome 12, ASM39365v2, whole genome shotgun sequence encodes the following:
- the LOC104221726 gene encoding aspartic proteinase CDR1-like codes for the protein MKINTKSFNLVPTLVFLALFHLSLVSCNKSIGSHSANGFTLDLIHRDSPLSPLYNPSNAPYDRLQNAFQRSFSRASFFKKNSINTIQSTIVPIPSEYLMKISIGTPAIDTLAIADTGSDLTWIQCEPCVECFKQMAPIFNPKNSSSYKTIGCKEKICQEVGSSACKNNICGYEVTYGDHSETSGDLSSETFTFASNSSQNVSIPNIIFGCGHDNGGTFPNTTSGIIGLGGGTVSIVNQMNQEIKGKFSYCLIPLESSSTNSNATSHINFGDSAIVTGPGVVSTPLIKSEETETFYFLTLEGITVGNKTLPFKYSSKLSSNDQGNIIIDSGTTLTLLPFEFYSDLEKQLVASINATRKDDPSGLFKVCYESKNGTIDAPKLVAHFTNADVELSPINTFTQVAEGLVCFTILPEVDIAIFGNLAQRNFLIGYDLVAKKVSFLPTDCTKH